A genomic region of Micromonospora sp. NBRC 110009 contains the following coding sequences:
- a CDS encoding LuxR C-terminal-related transcriptional regulator, whose translation MSRWDFVGRTTELNRLVSAVGGPEARGLLFGGSAGVGKSRLLREGVSNLSTDRYAVWSVAASATTATLPFGGLVQVLPAEQPQGLSPAGLLRWAVDVLQEQAAGRPIVLAIDDAHLLDPPSAALVHLIARAENATVIGTLRNGEQIPLPIRALWTDDLVDMVELDPLGPTDTTGLLAAILGGPVDAGTAERLFRLSAGNPLLLRELVLAVSGGGELSRTYGIWKWTGRLELAPSLTDLIDARIGQLTPGVRSVVELVAFGEPLGLHLLQQAVDPADVETAEERGLISMVHDDRRLDVRLAHPLYGEVMRRQCPVSRTRRLQATLAELLEQVGKRRRDDLLRVAVWRLDSGTAQNPALLLDAAAQAFGRYDVPLATRLARAALEADGGFHAAELLATILMFADRPDEAIQVLDSVAGAVHDDRRRGRWLTVRGMVSYWGLSRESTVDEISARGAELTDPADRARVRAFEAIMRLHGLDTGAALRLAQAVLDRPAAPVAARELARCTIAHLQAAQGQYRRSATAIARVQAEAARWRGDMPYLQLAMELARGTRLALSGDLAGIDAIVADEFADLAGAGDFRLGTGYLAILQAYAARLRGRSDEALKTSLGACAVLATSRVYAGLAHAERAQAAALRGDAAHAAEAMAEADRTHAPGMAVLYPWLEQARGAVYAVAGDLPAATKHLGALADRLREDALAGHELLVLLDLVRLGQGTAPVGPTCTDGGRRTVAQRLADLSERIDGMLPPLVARYARAVVEDSPTELLAVADGFAERDLVVYAAEATAMALERATRERAAATGPARDRLAALLRRCDGVSTPALQQLRPTLSEREWQVARLAAEGATSRAIAERLYLSSRTVENHLQRVYSKLGVTGRAELRAALRSMPGHDGMEGP comes from the coding sequence ATGAGTCGGTGGGACTTCGTCGGCCGAACGACCGAACTCAACCGTCTGGTGTCGGCGGTCGGCGGCCCGGAAGCGCGCGGACTGCTCTTCGGCGGCAGCGCCGGGGTCGGCAAGAGCCGGCTGCTGCGCGAGGGCGTGTCCAACCTCTCCACCGATCGGTACGCGGTCTGGTCGGTCGCGGCCAGCGCCACCACCGCCACGCTGCCCTTCGGCGGCCTCGTCCAGGTCCTGCCGGCCGAGCAGCCGCAGGGGCTCTCCCCCGCCGGCCTCCTGCGCTGGGCCGTGGACGTGCTCCAGGAGCAGGCCGCCGGCCGGCCGATCGTGCTCGCGATCGACGACGCGCACCTGCTCGACCCGCCCTCGGCGGCGCTGGTGCACCTCATCGCCCGGGCCGAGAACGCGACCGTGATCGGGACGCTGCGCAACGGCGAGCAGATCCCGCTGCCGATCCGCGCGCTCTGGACCGACGACCTGGTCGACATGGTCGAGCTGGACCCGCTCGGCCCGACCGACACCACCGGGCTGCTCGCCGCGATCCTCGGTGGGCCGGTCGACGCGGGCACCGCCGAGCGACTGTTCCGGCTCTCCGCCGGCAACCCGCTGCTCCTGCGCGAGCTGGTGCTGGCCGTCTCGGGCGGCGGCGAGCTGAGCCGGACGTACGGGATCTGGAAGTGGACCGGCCGGCTGGAGCTGGCGCCCAGCCTCACCGACCTGATCGACGCCCGGATCGGCCAGCTCACGCCCGGCGTACGGTCGGTGGTCGAGCTGGTCGCGTTCGGCGAACCGCTCGGTCTGCACCTGCTTCAGCAGGCGGTCGACCCGGCCGACGTGGAGACCGCCGAGGAGCGCGGCCTGATCAGCATGGTCCACGACGACCGGCGGCTGGACGTCCGGCTCGCCCACCCGCTCTACGGCGAGGTGATGCGCCGGCAGTGCCCGGTCAGCCGCACCCGCCGGCTCCAGGCGACCCTGGCCGAGCTGCTCGAACAGGTCGGCAAGCGCCGCCGGGACGATCTGCTCCGGGTCGCGGTGTGGCGGCTCGACTCGGGCACGGCGCAGAATCCGGCGCTGCTGCTCGACGCGGCCGCCCAGGCCTTTGGCCGGTACGACGTGCCGCTGGCCACCCGGCTGGCCCGGGCGGCGCTGGAGGCCGACGGCGGCTTCCACGCCGCCGAACTGCTCGCCACCATCCTCATGTTCGCCGACCGGCCGGACGAGGCGATCCAGGTGCTCGACTCGGTCGCCGGGGCGGTCCACGACGACCGGCGGCGCGGCCGCTGGCTGACGGTCCGGGGCATGGTCAGCTACTGGGGGCTCAGCCGCGAGTCCACCGTGGACGAGATCTCGGCGCGCGGCGCCGAGCTGACCGACCCGGCCGACCGGGCCCGGGTCCGCGCCTTCGAGGCGATCATGCGGCTGCACGGGCTGGACACCGGCGCCGCGCTGCGGCTCGCCCAGGCGGTGCTCGACCGGCCCGCCGCGCCGGTGGCCGCGCGGGAGCTGGCCCGGTGCACCATCGCCCACCTCCAGGCCGCCCAGGGGCAGTACCGGCGCAGCGCCACCGCCATCGCCCGGGTGCAGGCCGAGGCGGCCCGCTGGCGGGGTGACATGCCCTACCTCCAGCTCGCCATGGAACTGGCCCGGGGCACCCGGCTGGCGCTCTCCGGCGACCTGGCCGGCATCGACGCGATCGTGGCCGACGAGTTCGCCGACCTGGCCGGCGCGGGGGACTTCCGGCTCGGCACCGGCTACCTGGCCATCCTCCAGGCGTACGCGGCCCGGCTCCGGGGGCGCAGCGACGAGGCGCTCAAGACCAGCCTCGGCGCCTGCGCGGTGCTCGCCACCAGCCGGGTGTACGCCGGCCTGGCGCACGCCGAGCGGGCCCAGGCGGCCGCGCTGCGCGGCGACGCGGCGCACGCGGCGGAGGCGATGGCGGAGGCGGACCGCACCCACGCGCCGGGCATGGCCGTGCTCTACCCGTGGCTGGAGCAGGCGCGCGGCGCGGTGTACGCGGTGGCCGGCGACCTGCCCGCCGCCACCAAGCACCTCGGCGCGCTGGCCGACCGGCTCCGCGAGGACGCCCTCGCCGGCCACGAACTGCTGGTCCTGCTGGACCTGGTACGGCTGGGCCAGGGCACCGCGCCGGTCGGGCCGACCTGCACCGACGGCGGCCGGCGGACGGTGGCGCAGCGCCTAGCGGACCTCTCCGAGCGGATCGACGGGATGCTGCCGCCGCTGGTCGCCCGGTACGCCCGCGCCGTGGTCGAGGACTCCCCCACCGAGCTGCTCGCCGTCGCCGACGGCTTCGCCGAACGGGACCTGGTCGTGTACGCCGCCGAGGCCACCGCGATGGCCCTGGAAAGGGCGACGCGCGAGCGCGCCGCCGCGACCGGCCCGGCGCGGGACCGGCTCGCCGCTCTGCTCCGCCGCTGCGACGGGGTCTCCACGCCGGCGCTGCAGCAGCTGCGCCCGACGCTGAGCGAGCGCGAGTGGCAGGTCGCCCGGCTCGCCGCCGAGGGCGCCACCAGCCGAGCCATCGCCGAGCGGCTCTACCTGTCCAGCCGGACGGTGGAGAACCACCTCCAGCGGGTCTACAGCAAGCTCGGGGTGACCGGCCGCGCCGAGCTGCGGGCCGCCCTGCGGTCGATGCCGGGCCACGACGGCATGGAGGGACCGTGA
- a CDS encoding nicotinate phosphoribosyltransferase, translating to MSTLRPALLTDHYELTMVSAALRDGTADRRCVFEVFTRRLPAGRRYGVVAGTGRLIELIREFRFDADEVDFLRRTGVVDDRGAEWLSNYRFTGDIDGYAEGELFFPGSPILTVSGTFAECVVLETLVLSVLNYDCAVAAAAARMVTAARGRTLIEMGSRRAHEGAAVAAARAAYLAGFRFTSNLAAGQRYGIPTAGTAAHAFTLLHDDERAAFASQVATLGKNTTLLVDTYDISQGIRNAIEVAGPELRAIRIDSGDLAVIAQQSRELLDSLGATETKIIVSGDLDEYAIAALAAEPVDMYGAGTAVVTGSGAPTAGLVYKLVEVEGRPVVKRSEQKATIGGRKVAVRRHKPTGTATEEVIVPQGVPDRQPNDRLLQHSFVVEGEPVPLPTLDESREHLRQCLISIPWEGLKLSGGDPAVPVTVVPAA from the coding sequence GTGAGCACCCTTCGCCCCGCGCTGCTGACCGACCACTACGAGCTGACCATGGTCAGTGCCGCCCTGCGCGACGGCACCGCCGACCGCCGCTGCGTCTTCGAGGTGTTCACCCGCCGGCTGCCGGCCGGCCGCCGCTACGGGGTGGTCGCCGGGACCGGGCGGCTGATCGAGCTGATCCGGGAGTTCCGGTTCGACGCCGACGAGGTCGACTTCCTGCGGCGCACCGGGGTGGTGGACGACCGGGGCGCCGAGTGGCTGAGCAACTACCGCTTCACCGGTGACATCGACGGGTACGCCGAGGGTGAGCTCTTCTTCCCCGGCTCCCCGATCCTCACGGTCTCCGGCACCTTCGCCGAGTGCGTGGTGCTGGAGACGCTGGTGCTGTCGGTGCTCAACTACGACTGCGCGGTGGCCGCGGCGGCGGCCCGGATGGTCACCGCCGCCCGCGGCCGGACGCTGATCGAGATGGGCTCCCGCCGGGCGCACGAGGGGGCGGCGGTGGCCGCGGCCCGAGCGGCGTACCTGGCCGGGTTCCGGTTCACCTCCAACCTGGCCGCCGGCCAGCGCTACGGCATCCCCACCGCGGGCACCGCGGCGCACGCGTTCACCCTGCTGCACGACGACGAGCGGGCGGCGTTCGCCTCGCAGGTCGCCACCCTGGGCAAGAACACCACGCTGCTGGTCGACACGTACGACATCAGCCAGGGCATCCGGAACGCGATCGAGGTGGCCGGGCCGGAGCTGCGGGCGATCCGGATCGATTCGGGCGACCTCGCGGTGATCGCCCAGCAGTCCCGGGAGCTGCTCGACTCACTCGGCGCCACCGAGACGAAGATCATCGTCTCCGGCGACCTGGACGAGTACGCCATCGCCGCGCTCGCCGCCGAGCCGGTCGACATGTACGGCGCCGGCACCGCGGTGGTGACCGGCTCCGGCGCGCCCACCGCCGGCCTGGTCTACAAGCTGGTCGAGGTCGAGGGGCGGCCGGTGGTCAAGCGCTCGGAGCAGAAGGCGACCATCGGCGGCCGGAAGGTGGCGGTCCGCCGGCACAAGCCGACGGGCACCGCCACCGAGGAGGTCATCGTGCCGCAGGGCGTGCCGGACCGGCAGCCCAACGACCGGTTGCTCCAGCACTCCTTCGTCGTCGAGGGCGAGCCGGTGCCGCTGCCCACCCTGGACGAGTCGCGGGAGCACCTGCGGCAGTGCCTGATCTCGATCCCCTGGGAGGGCCTGAAGCTCTCCGGCGGCGACCCGGCCGTCCCGGTGACCGTCGTACCCGCAGCCTGA
- a CDS encoding isochorismatase family protein, translating to MSNALIVVDVQNDFCEGGSLAVTGGAGVAAGISRLLAAEPDRWDHVVATKDYHIDPGAHFGDPPDYVECWPRHCVVGTAGSEFHPDLETGRVEAIFHKGEYAAAYSGFEGHADDGECLADWLRRHDVDRVDVVGIATDHCVRATALDAAKEGFRTTVLLDHTAAVAPETLDVALRAMDGAGVAMVGAAVIRTA from the coding sequence GTGAGCAACGCGTTGATCGTCGTGGACGTGCAGAACGACTTCTGCGAGGGCGGCTCCCTCGCGGTGACCGGCGGGGCCGGCGTGGCGGCCGGCATCTCCCGGCTGCTCGCCGCCGAGCCGGACCGGTGGGACCACGTGGTGGCGACGAAGGACTACCACATCGACCCGGGCGCGCACTTCGGCGATCCGCCGGACTACGTCGAATGCTGGCCACGGCACTGCGTGGTGGGCACCGCCGGGTCCGAGTTCCACCCCGACCTGGAAACCGGGCGGGTGGAGGCGATCTTCCACAAGGGCGAGTACGCGGCCGCGTACTCCGGTTTCGAGGGGCACGCGGACGACGGCGAGTGCCTGGCCGACTGGCTGCGCCGGCATGACGTCGACCGGGTCGACGTGGTCGGGATCGCCACCGACCACTGCGTCCGGGCCACCGCCCTGGACGCGGCCAAGGAGGGCTTCCGCACCACGGTGCTGCTCGACCACACCGCCGCCGTGGCGCCGGAGACGCTGGACGTGGCGCTGCGGGCGATGGACGGTGCCGGCGTCGCCATGGTGGGCGCGGCTGTGATCAGGACCGCTTGA
- a CDS encoding MFS transporter produces MNLKPYREALALPGLRSLLLVSVLARMPLTATGVTLTFHVVLDLGRGYGAAGLVGAASTVGAALGSPLLGRLVDRRGLRPVLLVTTVAEGVFWASAPALSYPVLLPAAFLAGLLALPVFSVVRQSVAALVPAERRRPAYALDSMSVELSFMVGPALAVALSTAISPRITMWAVGAGIVASGIGFWLLDPPTRSADEPVGPHRKVPRREWLTPRLLAVLAVSLAATLVLGGTDVAVVAVLRAGGEVGWTGVVLAAWAVASLVGGFAYGAVTRSLSPLALMAALSLTTIPVGLGGAHWWLLCLALVPTGALCAPTIASTADAVSRLAPAGVRGEAMGLHGSAVTVGIALGAPLAGAVIDASAPLWGFAVTGAIGVLVALAVLPVELRHRRQPVTATPEPDLAPATL; encoded by the coding sequence GTGAACTTGAAGCCTTACCGGGAGGCGCTCGCCCTGCCCGGTCTCCGGTCGTTGCTGCTGGTGTCGGTGCTGGCCCGCATGCCGCTGACCGCGACCGGGGTGACGCTCACCTTCCACGTCGTGCTCGACCTCGGCCGTGGCTACGGCGCGGCCGGTCTGGTCGGGGCCGCCTCCACCGTCGGCGCCGCGCTCGGCTCCCCGCTGCTCGGGCGGCTGGTCGACCGGCGGGGGCTCCGCCCGGTGCTGCTGGTGACCACGGTCGCCGAGGGCGTCTTCTGGGCCAGCGCGCCGGCCCTGTCCTACCCGGTGCTGCTGCCGGCCGCGTTCCTGGCCGGGCTGCTCGCCCTGCCGGTCTTCTCGGTGGTCCGCCAGTCGGTCGCCGCGCTGGTGCCGGCCGAACGGCGCCGCCCGGCCTACGCGCTCGACTCGATGTCGGTGGAGCTGTCGTTCATGGTCGGCCCGGCGCTGGCCGTGGCCCTGTCCACCGCCATCAGCCCGCGGATCACCATGTGGGCGGTGGGCGCCGGCATCGTGGCCTCCGGGATCGGGTTCTGGTTGCTCGACCCGCCCACCCGCAGTGCCGACGAGCCGGTCGGCCCGCACCGCAAGGTGCCCCGCCGGGAGTGGCTCACGCCCCGGCTGCTCGCCGTACTGGCGGTCAGCCTGGCCGCCACCCTGGTGCTCGGCGGCACCGACGTCGCGGTGGTGGCCGTGCTGCGGGCCGGCGGCGAGGTCGGCTGGACCGGCGTCGTGCTGGCCGCGTGGGCGGTGGCGTCGCTGGTGGGTGGCTTCGCGTACGGGGCGGTGACCCGCTCCCTCTCCCCGCTTGCCCTGATGGCGGCGCTCAGCCTCACCACCATCCCGGTCGGGTTGGGCGGGGCGCACTGGTGGTTGCTCTGCCTGGCACTCGTGCCGACCGGCGCGCTCTGCGCGCCCACCATCGCCTCGACCGCGGACGCGGTGAGCCGGCTCGCCCCGGCCGGCGTACGCGGTGAGGCGATGGGCCTGCACGGCTCCGCCGTCACCGTCGGCATCGCTCTCGGCGCGCCGCTGGCCGGCGCGGTGATCGACGCCTCGGCCCCGCTCTGGGGCTTCGCGGTCACCGGCGCGATCGGTGTCCTGGTGGCCCTGGCGGTGCTCCCCGTCGAGCTCCGCCACCGCCGCCAGCCCGTCACCGCCACCCCGGAACCCGACCTGGCCCCCGCCACCCTCTGA
- the ctaD gene encoding aa3-type cytochrome oxidase subunit I codes for MTTVAPKPVVTRPWPVREPVKGSAIARLLRTTDAKQIGIMYMVTAFAFFMIGGLMALIMRAELARPGLQFLSPEQYNQLFTMHGTIMLLFFATPIVFAFANYVVPLQIGAPDVSFPRLNAFAYWLYLFGGTIAVAGFISPGGAADFGWTAYTPLSTAEHSPGVGANMWVVGLAISGLGTILGAVNLITTILTLRAPGMTMFRMPIFTWNMLVTSLLAILVFPLLAAALFALAADRLIGAHVYDPATGGPMLWQHLFWFFGHPEVYIVALPFFGIISEIIPVFSRKPIFGYKGLVAATISIAALSMSVWAHHMFATGQVLLPFFSFLSYLIAVPTGMKFFNWIGTMWRGQITFETPMLWAIGFLVTFLFGGLTGVILASPPLDFHITDSYFVVAHFHYVLFGTIVFAVFAGIYFWFPKMFGRMLDERLGKVHFWLTMIGFHTTFLVQHWLGAEGMPRRYADYLPGDGFTTLNTISTIGAFITGISTLPFIWNCWKSYKAGPVVEVDDPWGHGNSLEWATSSPPPLRNFDRMPRIRSERPAFDLKFPELAAGQTLAGPPEGGAKPLTSQANGGASYTEDTASNLDQR; via the coding sequence GTGACCACCGTCGCACCCAAGCCGGTCGTGACCCGGCCCTGGCCGGTCCGCGAGCCGGTCAAGGGGTCGGCCATCGCGCGGCTGCTGCGCACCACGGACGCGAAGCAGATCGGGATCATGTACATGGTCACCGCGTTCGCGTTCTTCATGATCGGCGGCCTGATGGCGCTGATCATGCGCGCCGAGCTGGCGCGGCCGGGCCTGCAGTTCCTGTCGCCCGAGCAGTACAACCAGCTCTTCACCATGCACGGCACGATCATGCTGCTGTTCTTCGCGACGCCGATCGTGTTCGCCTTCGCGAACTACGTGGTGCCGCTGCAGATCGGCGCGCCCGACGTGTCGTTCCCCCGGCTCAACGCCTTCGCCTACTGGCTGTACCTCTTCGGCGGCACCATCGCCGTGGCCGGCTTCATCAGCCCCGGTGGCGCCGCCGACTTCGGCTGGACGGCGTACACCCCGCTGAGCACGGCCGAGCACTCGCCGGGCGTCGGCGCCAACATGTGGGTCGTCGGCCTGGCCATCTCCGGTCTGGGCACCATCCTCGGCGCGGTCAACCTGATCACCACGATCCTGACCCTGCGCGCCCCCGGCATGACCATGTTCCGGATGCCGATCTTCACCTGGAACATGCTGGTCACCAGCCTGCTGGCGATCCTGGTCTTCCCGCTGCTGGCCGCCGCGCTGTTCGCGCTCGCCGCAGACCGCCTGATCGGTGCCCACGTGTACGACCCGGCTACCGGCGGGCCGATGCTCTGGCAGCACCTGTTCTGGTTCTTCGGGCACCCCGAGGTCTACATCGTGGCGCTGCCGTTCTTCGGCATCATCAGCGAGATCATCCCGGTCTTCTCCCGGAAGCCGATCTTCGGCTACAAGGGCCTGGTCGCCGCCACCATCTCGATCGCCGCCCTGTCGATGAGCGTCTGGGCGCACCACATGTTCGCCACCGGCCAGGTGCTGCTGCCGTTCTTCAGCTTCCTCAGCTACCTGATCGCCGTGCCGACCGGCATGAAGTTCTTCAACTGGATCGGCACCATGTGGCGGGGCCAGATCACCTTCGAGACGCCGATGCTCTGGGCGATCGGCTTCCTGGTGACCTTCCTCTTCGGTGGTCTGACCGGCGTGATCCTGGCCAGCCCGCCGCTGGACTTCCACATCACCGACTCGTACTTCGTGGTGGCGCACTTCCACTACGTGCTCTTCGGCACGATCGTGTTCGCCGTCTTCGCGGGCATCTACTTCTGGTTCCCGAAGATGTTCGGCCGGATGCTCGACGAGCGGCTGGGCAAGGTGCACTTCTGGCTGACCATGATCGGCTTCCACACCACCTTCCTGGTGCAGCACTGGCTCGGCGCCGAGGGCATGCCCCGCCGGTACGCCGACTACCTGCCCGGCGACGGCTTCACCACGCTGAACACGATCTCCACGATCGGCGCGTTCATCACCGGTATCTCGACCCTGCCGTTCATCTGGAACTGCTGGAAGTCGTACAAGGCCGGTCCGGTGGTCGAGGTCGACGACCCGTGGGGTCACGGCAACTCGCTCGAGTGGGCCACCAGCAGCCCGCCGCCGCTGCGGAACTTCGACCGGATGCCGCGGATCCGCTCCGAGCGGCCGGCGTTCGACCTCAAGTTCCCGGAGCTGGCCGCCGGCCAGACCCTGGCCGGCCCGCCGGAGGGTGGCGCCAAGCCGCTCACCAGCCAGGCCAACGGTGGCGCCAGCTACACGGAGGACACCGCCAGCAACCTCGACCAGCGCTGA
- a CDS encoding FAD-dependent monooxygenase, with protein MGGSPVRILVVGAGIAGLAVARALRLAGFRPDVTEKLPAGELHDMGLYLPGNAARALRRLDLDGPVRPLGQVIHRQRFLDATGATLCELDLHALWGGVGECRALLRAELHRVLLTGAGGAVRHGAEVRTIDQLPGAVGVTFADGTTTEYDLVIGADGPRSSIRTLAALGGPPRPTGQVVYRSVIRHGPPVTEWTALLGQRAGFLVVPIGAGRLHCYADETGGTPPADPLARLRDLFGGYGGPVPDVLDCLESVHVGVTDEVELGRWFHGRVLLVGDAAHATAPTLSQGAAMALEDAVVLAESLTATSSVDAALIAYESRRRPRTRWVRDRTRDRNRTRDVPPPLRDPLLRGRGGRIFQEHYRLLVGPL; from the coding sequence ATGGGTGGCTCCCCCGTGCGCATCCTCGTCGTCGGCGCGGGCATCGCCGGTCTCGCCGTGGCCCGGGCGCTGCGCCTGGCGGGGTTCCGTCCCGACGTGACCGAGAAGCTGCCCGCGGGCGAGCTCCATGACATGGGCCTCTACCTGCCCGGCAACGCCGCCCGGGCGTTGCGCCGGCTGGATCTCGACGGGCCGGTCCGGCCCCTGGGCCAGGTCATCCACCGCCAGCGGTTCCTCGACGCCACCGGGGCGACGCTCTGCGAGCTCGACCTCCACGCGCTCTGGGGCGGCGTCGGCGAGTGCCGGGCGCTGCTTCGCGCCGAGCTGCACCGGGTACTGCTCACCGGTGCCGGCGGGGCGGTGCGGCACGGCGCCGAGGTACGCACCATCGACCAACTGCCGGGCGCTGTGGGAGTCACCTTCGCCGACGGCACGACCACCGAGTACGACCTCGTGATCGGCGCGGACGGCCCACGCTCGTCGATCCGTACCCTTGCCGCCCTCGGCGGCCCGCCCCGCCCCACCGGCCAGGTCGTCTACCGGAGCGTGATCCGGCACGGCCCGCCGGTCACCGAGTGGACGGCTCTGCTCGGGCAGCGGGCCGGCTTCCTGGTCGTGCCGATCGGGGCCGGCCGGCTGCACTGCTACGCCGATGAGACCGGCGGCACGCCGCCCGCCGACCCGCTGGCCCGGCTGCGCGACCTCTTCGGCGGCTACGGCGGACCGGTGCCGGACGTCCTCGACTGCCTCGAGAGTGTGCACGTGGGCGTCACCGACGAGGTGGAGCTGGGGCGCTGGTTCCACGGCCGCGTTCTGCTCGTCGGTGACGCGGCCCACGCCACCGCGCCGACCCTCTCCCAGGGCGCCGCCATGGCGCTGGAGGACGCCGTGGTGCTCGCCGAGTCGCTCACGGCCACCAGCAGCGTGGACGCCGCGCTGATCGCGTACGAGAGCCGCCGGCGGCCGCGTACCCGATGGGTGCGGGACCGGACCCGGGACCGCAACCGGACCCGCGACGTGCCGCCGCCGCTGCGCGACCCGCTGCTGCGCGGACGGGGCGGACGGATCTTCCAGGAGCACTACCGGTTGCTGGTCGGCCCGCTCTGA
- a CDS encoding aldo/keto reductase, whose translation MDLDQPTVLLPGEVRMPLLGFGTWQATGASGYDAVLAALDAGYRHIDTATMYGNEKEVGRAVQESDLRREDVFITTKLPPERVGRERETIEASLAALETDYVDLWLIHWPPSSPADRIPAWRELLAARDEGMARAVGVSNYSIPQLDELIQATEENPAVNQIRWGPALYDRQVHAAHRDRGVVLEGYSPFKTTDLSDPVLVRIAQAHDVSPAQVVLRWHIDHEIVVIPKSVTPDRIRANADVFRFSLTAEEMRDIDALGG comes from the coding sequence ATGGACCTCGACCAGCCCACCGTCCTGCTTCCCGGCGAAGTCCGGATGCCGCTGCTCGGCTTCGGCACCTGGCAGGCCACCGGCGCGTCCGGGTACGACGCCGTGCTCGCCGCCCTGGACGCCGGCTACCGGCACATCGACACCGCCACCATGTACGGCAACGAGAAGGAGGTCGGCCGGGCGGTACAGGAGAGCGACCTGCGCCGCGAGGACGTCTTCATCACCACGAAGCTGCCGCCCGAACGGGTGGGCCGGGAGCGGGAGACCATCGAGGCGAGCCTGGCCGCCCTGGAGACCGACTACGTCGACCTCTGGCTGATCCACTGGCCGCCGTCGTCGCCGGCCGACCGCATCCCGGCCTGGCGCGAACTGCTCGCCGCCCGCGACGAGGGCATGGCCCGGGCCGTCGGGGTGAGCAACTACTCGATCCCCCAGCTCGACGAGCTGATTCAGGCCACCGAGGAGAACCCGGCGGTCAACCAGATCCGCTGGGGCCCCGCCCTGTACGACCGCCAGGTGCACGCCGCGCACCGGGACCGGGGCGTGGTGCTGGAGGGTTACAGCCCCTTCAAGACCACCGACCTGTCGGATCCGGTGCTGGTCCGCATCGCGCAGGCGCACGACGTCTCGCCGGCGCAGGTGGTGCTCCGCTGGCACATCGACCACGAGATCGTGGTCATCCCCAAGTCGGTCACCCCGGACCGGATCCGGGCCAACGCCGACGTCTTCCGCTTCTCGCTCACCGCCGAGGAGATGCGCGACATCGACGCCCTCGGCGGCTGA
- a CDS encoding DNA polymerase ligase N-terminal domain-containing protein, whose protein sequence is MADRLEEYRRKRDAARTPEPVPERAPERKRTARRKPRFVIQQHHARSLHWDLRLEHDGVLASWAVPRGLPRDPGHNHLAVHTEDHPMEYLTFHGEIPAGEYGGGKMTIHDTGTYRAEKWRDDEVIVVLDGKRTTGRYVLFATGGRGRDWMVRRTDPAPEGWTPMPELVRPMRATPAKRLPEDEPDWGYELRWAGVRATAYVSGGRLRLLDESGEEITGAYPWLRAMAEALAPTETVLDGVLVRIDPGGRVKAPTKRDGQFLAVDLLWLEGVASLDLPYGQRRELLDGLALTGPHWQTPPWFPGVGADALRTAREQGLPGVVAKRLDSPYEPGRRSRHWLSIDTS, encoded by the coding sequence GTGGCTGACCGGCTGGAGGAGTACCGGCGGAAGCGGGACGCGGCGCGTACCCCCGAGCCGGTGCCGGAGCGGGCCCCGGAGCGGAAGCGGACCGCCCGGCGCAAGCCCCGCTTCGTCATCCAGCAGCACCACGCCCGCAGCCTGCACTGGGACCTGCGCCTGGAGCACGACGGCGTGCTGGCCTCCTGGGCGGTGCCCCGCGGGCTGCCCCGCGACCCCGGGCACAACCACCTCGCCGTGCACACCGAGGACCACCCGATGGAATACCTCACCTTCCACGGCGAGATCCCGGCCGGCGAGTACGGCGGCGGGAAGATGACCATCCACGACACCGGGACGTACCGCGCGGAGAAGTGGCGCGACGACGAGGTGATCGTGGTGCTCGACGGGAAGCGGACCACGGGCCGGTACGTGCTCTTCGCCACCGGCGGCCGGGGCCGGGACTGGATGGTCCGCCGCACCGACCCCGCCCCGGAGGGCTGGACGCCGATGCCGGAGCTGGTCCGCCCGATGCGGGCCACCCCGGCGAAGCGGCTGCCGGAGGACGAGCCCGACTGGGGGTACGAGCTGCGCTGGGCCGGGGTGCGGGCGACGGCGTACGTCTCGGGCGGCCGGCTGCGGCTGCTCGACGAGTCGGGCGAGGAGATCACCGGGGCGTACCCGTGGCTGCGCGCGATGGCCGAGGCGCTGGCCCCCACCGAGACGGTGCTGGACGGCGTGCTGGTCCGGATCGACCCGGGCGGGCGGGTCAAGGCGCCGACCAAGCGGGACGGGCAGTTCCTCGCCGTGGACCTGCTCTGGTTGGAGGGCGTGGCCAGCCTCGACCTGCCGTACGGGCAGCGCCGGGAGCTGCTCGACGGTCTGGCGCTGACCGGCCCGCACTGGCAGACTCCGCCCTGGTTCCCGGGCGTCGGCGCGGATGCCCTGCGGACCGCCCGTGAACAGGGGCTCCCGGGAGTGGTGGCGAAGCGCCTCGACTCCCCGTACGAGCCGGGTCGGCGCAGCCGGCACTGGCTGAGCATCGACACGAGCTGA